A single genomic interval of Sphingobacteriales bacterium harbors:
- a CDS encoding TonB-dependent receptor: protein MIKNKYTSLRFCLLSIFFLVAFSGNLFAQREITGKISDALSADPLTGAAVKIKGTTKGTIADFNGNFKLMVSEADILIISFVGYQTVEMPVKGQNNLDIKMQANLALPEVLLVGTRKSGRTLTETPVAIDVIPIEEIAQSSGQVDLQQILQFAAPAFNSNRQAGSDGSDHIDAATLRGLGPDQVLVLVNGKRYHPSSLVNVFGSRARGNVGVDLNTIPTAAIERVEILRDGAAAQYGSDAIAGVINIVLKNTTDVLSANLSTGAFSKELSNHLKGETPEKLSKYLHTDELYRGAGVSTLANVNYGTKLGEKGFVSFTGEVVSRGATDRANEDNARIIGDSKTHNANTFVNALVPLANESNFYAYGGLNFRNGLAGAWYRSPDDDRNIPSIYPDGFVPNIRTNLFDQSLTAGIDSKVQGWDMDFSFTTGKNRMQYYVENSLNTSMGDLTPKNFEAGGFTHSQNTANLGFTRNYESILAGFNIAWGLEHRLDRYTIFAGEDASWQNYGPVAELDSAGNTIMVDKAGGAQGFPGFRPVNALDKSRTNIGAYIDAELDINEKFMVGAALRRENYSDFGSNISWKLASRYEFVPEFALRASASTGFRAPSLQQRYFNSTYTDFVSGVATDVVISRNDSKIVQELGIPSLTEETSFNYSLGIVSNVNNFSLTVDYYSIAIDDRIVLTGYFYADDADIAQEARDIIARAGASAASFFANAINTKTTGVDAVASYRNRLGTGIFNAALAVNWNTTKQDGDVKTTPLLANKADVFFGERERLFIEGSAPKIKGNLTLNYDLARFGAMLRLGYFGEVIMGTWSSGGLIQTYPAKTSIDASVNYQFNNRFRLTIGANNLTNAYPAEQNPDETESGGPYESVQMGYGGSYYFARLGFNF, encoded by the coding sequence ATGATTAAAAACAAGTACACTTCATTACGTTTTTGCCTGCTTTCCATTTTTTTTTTAGTGGCATTTTCGGGCAATTTGTTCGCACAGCGCGAAATTACAGGTAAAATTTCTGACGCTTTAAGTGCCGACCCCTTAACAGGTGCTGCCGTTAAAATAAAAGGTACTACAAAAGGCACTATTGCCGACTTTAATGGTAATTTTAAATTAATGGTTAGCGAGGCCGACATTCTAATTATTAGCTTTGTGGGCTATCAAACAGTTGAAATGCCCGTTAAAGGCCAAAACAACCTCGATATTAAAATGCAAGCCAATTTGGCCTTACCCGAAGTACTGTTGGTGGGTACGCGCAAATCGGGGCGTACCTTAACCGAAACCCCCGTAGCTATTGATGTGATACCCATTGAAGAGATTGCACAAAGCAGCGGCCAAGTTGATTTGCAACAAATATTACAATTTGCCGCACCGGCCTTTAACTCTAATCGCCAAGCAGGCTCAGATGGCTCAGACCATATAGATGCGGCCACCTTGCGCGGCTTAGGCCCCGACCAAGTTTTGGTTTTAGTAAACGGCAAACGCTACCACCCCTCGTCTTTAGTAAATGTATTTGGCTCGCGGGCACGTGGCAACGTAGGCGTTGACCTTAACACCATACCAACCGCCGCAATTGAAAGAGTTGAAATTCTGCGCGATGGCGCTGCCGCCCAATACGGCTCCGATGCTATTGCAGGTGTTATAAATATTGTATTAAAAAATACTACCGATGTGCTGTCGGCCAACCTTAGCACAGGCGCTTTCAGCAAAGAGTTAAGCAACCACTTAAAAGGCGAAACGCCCGAAAAATTGTCGAAATACTTACATACCGACGAGCTATACCGAGGCGCAGGTGTTAGCACTTTGGCAAATGTAAATTATGGCACAAAACTTGGCGAAAAAGGCTTTGTTAGTTTTACCGGCGAAGTTGTTTCGCGGGGGGCAACCGACCGCGCTAACGAAGATAATGCCCGTATTATAGGCGACTCGAAAACACACAACGCCAACACTTTTGTAAACGCCTTGGTGCCTTTAGCTAATGAAAGTAATTTTTACGCTTACGGAGGCCTTAACTTCCGGAATGGATTAGCCGGCGCATGGTACCGTTCTCCGGATGATGACCGCAATATTCCAAGCATCTATCCGGATGGTTTTGTACCCAATATCCGCACTAACCTGTTCGACCAATCATTAACTGCGGGTATCGACAGTAAAGTACAAGGCTGGGATATGGATTTTAGTTTCACTACGGGCAAAAATAGAATGCAATACTACGTTGAAAACTCGCTCAATACTTCTATGGGCGACCTAACACCTAAAAACTTCGAGGCAGGCGGATTTACCCATAGCCAAAATACAGCCAATTTAGGTTTTACACGTAATTACGAAAGTATTTTAGCTGGGTTCAATATAGCTTGGGGTCTTGAGCACCGCTTAGATCGCTACACCATTTTTGCCGGCGAAGATGCCTCGTGGCAAAATTATGGACCAGTAGCCGAATTAGACTCGGCAGGCAATACTATTATGGTTGATAAAGCCGGCGGCGCCCAAGGTTTTCCCGGATTTAGGCCGGTTAACGCCTTAGATAAAAGCCGTACAAATATAGGCGCTTATATTGATGCCGAATTAGACATTAACGAAAAATTTATGGTTGGTGCAGCCCTGCGCCGCGAAAATTACAGCGATTTTGGCTCAAATATAAGCTGGAAATTAGCCTCGCGCTACGAATTTGTTCCGGAATTTGCCTTGCGTGCATCGGCCAGCACCGGATTTAGAGCGCCCTCTTTGCAACAACGTTATTTTAACAGCACTTATACCGATTTTGTATCGGGCGTAGCTACCGATGTTGTTATATCGCGCAACGACAGCAAAATTGTACAAGAATTAGGCATACCAAGTCTTACCGAAGAAACTTCGTTTAACTACTCACTTGGTATTGTTTCGAACGTAAACAATTTTAGCCTTACCGTTGACTATTACAGTATTGCCATTGACGACCGCATTGTTTTAACCGGCTATTTTTATGCCGACGACGCCGATATTGCCCAAGAAGCCCGCGACATTATTGCCCGAGCAGGCGCCAGCGCAGCCAGCTTTTTTGCCAATGCAATTAATACCAAAACAACCGGCGTTGATGCCGTTGCCTCGTACCGCAACCGTTTAGGTACTGGCATATTCAATGCTGCCTTAGCCGTAAACTGGAATACTACCAAACAAGATGGAGACGTTAAAACTACTCCATTATTAGCCAACAAAGCCGATGTGTTTTTTGGCGAACGCGAGCGGCTGTTTATTGAGGGGTCAGCACCTAAAATAAAAGGCAATTTAACCCTTAACTACGACTTAGCCCGCTTTGGTGCGATGTTGCGCCTTGGGTATTTTGGCGAGGTTATTATGGGCACTTGGTCAAGTGGTGGTTTAATACAAACCTATCCGGCTAAAACATCTATTGATGCCAGCGTAAATTACCAGTTTAACAACCGCTTTCGCTTAACAATTGGTGCCAACAACTTAACCAATGCCTATCCTGCCGAACAAAACCCCGACGAAACTGAAAGTGGCGGCCCTTACGAATCGGTACAAATGGGCTACGGTGGCAGCTATTATTTTGCCCGTTTAGGCTTTAATTTCTAA
- a CDS encoding nucleoside deaminase: MFTHEYFMRQALAQANQAFDAGEVPVGAVIVHGNHILAKAHNQVELLRDSTAHAEILALTAAMQQVGGKYLPQCTLYVTLEPCPMCAGALYWAQMGAVLYAATDTKRGFSLFNPPLLHPSTKVENGILAQPCAHLLQRFFKNKRNSNK, from the coding sequence ATGTTTACGCACGAGTATTTTATGCGACAAGCATTAGCCCAGGCTAACCAAGCCTTTGATGCCGGAGAAGTGCCCGTAGGTGCTGTAATAGTGCATGGCAATCATATTTTAGCCAAAGCACACAACCAGGTTGAATTGCTGCGCGACAGCACCGCCCATGCCGAAATTTTAGCGCTTACCGCAGCCATGCAACAAGTAGGCGGTAAATATCTGCCTCAATGTACCCTGTACGTAACTTTAGAGCCTTGTCCTATGTGTGCGGGCGCGCTGTATTGGGCGCAAATGGGCGCTGTTTTATATGCTGCCACCGACACTAAAAGAGGGTTTAGTTTATTTAACCCACCCTTGCTACACCCAAGCACTAAAGTTGAAAATGGCATTTTGGCCCAGCCTTGTGCCCATTTGCTACAAAGATTTTTTAAGAACAAACGAAACAGCAATAAATAA